DNA sequence from the Palaemon carinicauda isolate YSFRI2023 unplaced genomic scaffold, ASM3689809v2 scaffold1399, whole genome shotgun sequence genome:
TTTCAGTTCCTTAGCTGTTATGGAAGGAGTAACGTCCAATTGACGCTTTAACAGCTTCAAAGTCTTCGGGGATATCTTTAGGGCCTTGCCCCCAGCATGTTTGTGAACGGGAACTTTATCACCAACGCCATCCGCACGCCATTTTATCAAGAGTCGCGACACAGTTGCCTCGGTCACTCCCGTCTGCTTCGATATTTCTCTATTATTCTTTCCCACTTTATGCAATGCGATCACTCTTACAATATTATCATGACTTGTACGATTTCCAGGCATCGGACaaagggcagggaacacccaaacAGCGCAAAATTTCACAAAAAGCGAAAAATAAATGAAGTTACGCGGACAAAAACACT
Encoded proteins:
- the LOC137635545 gene encoding uncharacterized protein; the encoded protein is MPGNRTSHDNIVRVIALHKVGKNNREISKQTGVTEATVSRLLIKWRADGVGDKVPVHKHAGGKALKISPKTLKLLKRQLDVTPSITAKELKNNNPKLLGDVSIRKIQENIQKRLNYSKVKARVKPLVTAKQRRRRVQFAKGHKDWDLVQ